One Roseimaritima multifibrata DNA window includes the following coding sequences:
- a CDS encoding metal-sulfur cluster assembly factor, with the protein MSLSEDTIRESLKQVIDPELFVNIVDLGLIYTVDIQEPNEDGQHDVLVEMTMTSPMCPAGPQLVAGAKGAVAEVEGVNEVEIKVVMDPPWTQDRMTDDARDQLNIF; encoded by the coding sequence ATGTCGCTTTCAGAAGATACCATCCGAGAATCGCTCAAGCAGGTCATCGACCCTGAGCTGTTCGTCAATATCGTTGACCTCGGTCTGATCTACACCGTAGACATTCAGGAGCCCAACGAAGATGGGCAACATGATGTTTTGGTGGAAATGACCATGACCAGTCCAATGTGTCCGGCGGGGCCGCAGCTAGTTGCGGGCGCCAAAGGGGCCGTGGCAGAGGTTGAGGGCGTCAACGAAGTGGAAATCAAGGTCGTCATGGATCCACCTTGGACCCAGGACCGGATGACCGATGACGCTCGCGATCAATTAAACATCTTTTAA
- the sufD gene encoding Fe-S cluster assembly protein SufD, translating to MSESTTETMTTQFDAEGFKAFLATRDEPAWLSEMRQQGWDHFAAMEWPARRSEEWIRSDLRLFQLKKYHVPLNDPGPHESKDQLMEGVDLGGQISTVDGHLQEDALSAELASKGVIFGSLERLAKEQPELVRKYLFSAFDPDYDRFAALHAAFFCGGHFLYVPKGVVIEQPLHIGSLLTDGGTHVAHTLLVLDEGAEATVLHESNGVTETSGGLHVGALEIIQEANSHLRYVDLQEWGTKTFHFDHKNARVGRDASLQWTLAAMGAGFAKVNQTVELVGAGATSQVNGVMFTHGRQHMAFHTQQHHKAPSCHSDFLYKSAQQDHSRTVWRGMIKVDKIAQKTDGYQRNDNLVLSNTSRADSIPGLEIEADDVRCTHGSTTAKVDEEQIFYALCRGFTRKEAVRMIVTGFFQQIFDRITIDSVREALGRSIARQVREYE from the coding sequence ATGAGTGAATCGACCACAGAAACGATGACGACCCAGTTTGATGCCGAAGGTTTTAAAGCCTTTTTAGCGACTCGGGATGAACCCGCTTGGTTGAGTGAAATGCGCCAGCAAGGCTGGGATCATTTTGCGGCAATGGAATGGCCTGCACGCCGAAGTGAAGAGTGGATCCGATCGGACCTGCGTCTGTTCCAGTTGAAGAAATATCACGTTCCATTAAACGATCCTGGCCCTCACGAGAGCAAGGATCAGTTGATGGAAGGAGTTGACCTGGGGGGACAGATCTCGACGGTTGACGGTCACTTGCAGGAAGACGCGCTCTCTGCAGAGCTTGCGTCCAAGGGCGTGATCTTTGGCAGTTTGGAACGCTTGGCAAAAGAGCAACCCGAACTCGTACGCAAGTATTTGTTCAGCGCGTTCGATCCTGATTATGACCGCTTCGCAGCCCTCCACGCTGCCTTTTTCTGCGGCGGACATTTTCTTTACGTGCCAAAAGGTGTGGTGATTGAACAACCGCTCCATATCGGTTCATTGTTGACCGATGGTGGAACGCACGTCGCACACACTTTGTTGGTCCTGGACGAAGGTGCCGAAGCAACCGTGTTGCACGAATCGAACGGAGTCACCGAGACTTCGGGTGGTTTGCATGTCGGAGCGCTGGAAATTATCCAAGAAGCGAATTCGCACCTGCGATACGTTGACCTGCAGGAATGGGGAACAAAAACGTTCCATTTCGACCATAAAAACGCTCGCGTTGGACGGGATGCCTCCCTTCAGTGGACGCTGGCCGCAATGGGGGCAGGGTTCGCCAAAGTCAACCAGACGGTCGAATTGGTCGGAGCGGGTGCCACCAGCCAAGTGAATGGTGTTATGTTCACTCATGGCCGGCAGCACATGGCGTTCCACACCCAACAACATCACAAAGCGCCTAGCTGTCACAGTGATTTTCTGTACAAATCGGCTCAGCAGGATCATAGCCGCACCGTTTGGCGGGGAATGATCAAAGTTGATAAGATTGCACAGAAGACCGATGGTTATCAACGCAACGACAACCTCGTGCTTTCAAACACCTCTCGAGCGGATTCGATCCCTGGATTGGAAATTGAAGCCGATGACGTTCGCTGTACCCACGGCAGTACGACTGCTAAGGTTGATGAGGAACAGATTTTTTACGCCCTCTGTCGCGGGTTTACTCGCAAAGAAGCGGTGCGCATGATTGTCACAGGGTTCTTCCAGCAAATCTTCGATCGCATTACGATCGATAGTGTGCGGGAAGCACTTGGTCGCTCCATTGCACGGCAGGTTCGTGAATACGAATAG
- the sufB gene encoding Fe-S cluster assembly protein SufB, whose translation MATDVSEKDQIGDINKYNFRTETTGVFKAKKGLNKDVINQISDIKNEPDWMRKFRLDALEEFNRRPMPKWGGAIDLDFQDIFYYLRPTSEQGRTWDDVPDEIKETFDRLGIPEAEKKFLAGVKAQFESEVVYGSLQEDLAKQGVLFTDTDSALREHPDLLREYFGTIIPTGDNKFSALNSAVWSGGSFIYVPPGVHIEFPLQAYFRINAESMGQFERTLIIVDEGASVHYVEGCTAPMYTTESLHSAVVEVVVKRNARCRYTTIQNWANNIYNLVTKRAHAYGDATMEWVDGNLGSKLTMKYPAVHMMEPGARGEILSIAFSSAGQHQDAGAKLVHSAPHTTGQIISKSISKNGGRSSYRGLVRVDPGAHHSKNSVVCDALILDPESRSDTYPYIEVMEQDVQIGHEASVSRIGEEQMFYLLSRGLSETEASTMIVNGFIEPLVKELPMEYAVEMNRLIQLQMEGSVG comes from the coding sequence ATGGCTACTGACGTCAGCGAAAAAGATCAGATTGGCGATATCAATAAGTACAATTTCCGGACGGAAACGACCGGTGTGTTCAAAGCCAAGAAGGGTTTGAACAAAGATGTCATCAATCAGATCTCGGATATCAAGAACGAACCCGACTGGATGCGTAAGTTCCGGTTGGATGCACTGGAGGAATTCAACCGCCGTCCAATGCCCAAGTGGGGTGGTGCAATCGATCTGGATTTCCAGGACATCTTCTACTACTTGCGTCCCACAAGTGAGCAGGGACGTACGTGGGACGATGTTCCTGATGAAATCAAAGAAACCTTTGATCGTCTGGGAATTCCCGAAGCCGAGAAGAAGTTCTTGGCCGGTGTGAAAGCTCAGTTCGAGAGCGAGGTCGTTTACGGTTCGTTGCAGGAAGATCTTGCCAAGCAAGGTGTTCTGTTCACCGATACCGACAGTGCCCTTCGCGAACATCCCGATTTGCTTCGCGAGTATTTTGGGACGATCATCCCGACGGGCGATAACAAGTTCTCGGCCCTGAATAGTGCCGTTTGGTCGGGTGGGTCGTTTATTTATGTCCCACCGGGAGTTCACATCGAATTCCCCTTACAGGCTTATTTCCGGATCAATGCGGAAAGCATGGGCCAGTTTGAACGGACGTTGATCATCGTCGACGAAGGTGCCAGCGTGCACTACGTCGAAGGCTGTACCGCTCCGATGTACACGACGGAAAGCCTGCACAGTGCGGTTGTGGAAGTGGTTGTGAAACGGAACGCTCGTTGCCGCTACACCACGATTCAGAACTGGGCAAACAATATTTACAACTTGGTCACCAAGCGGGCACATGCCTACGGGGATGCGACCATGGAATGGGTCGACGGAAACCTTGGTAGCAAGTTGACCATGAAGTACCCAGCGGTTCACATGATGGAACCAGGCGCTCGTGGCGAGATCCTTTCGATCGCGTTCTCCAGTGCAGGGCAGCATCAAGATGCTGGAGCCAAACTGGTTCATTCCGCTCCGCACACCACGGGGCAGATCATCAGTAAGAGTATCAGCAAGAACGGTGGCCGCAGCAGTTATCGCGGACTGGTTCGCGTTGACCCAGGTGCCCACCACAGCAAGAACAGTGTTGTCTGTGACGCATTGATTCTAGACCCCGAAAGCCGTAGCGATACGTATCCTTACATCGAGGTCATGGAACAGGATGTTCAGATTGGACACGAAGCGTCTGTTTCCAGAATCGGTGAAGAGCAGATGTTCTACTTGCTCAGCCGTGGGCTAAGTGAAACCGAAGCGAGCACGATGATCGTTAATGGATTTATCGAGCCTTTGGTCAAAGAACTGCCAATGGAATATGCCGTCGAAATGAACCGCTTGATTCAATTGCAAATGGAAGGGAGCGTCGGCTAA
- a CDS encoding ATP-grasp domain-containing protein, whose product MMASTKIFAAEFVCGGGFRQRNVAAIPKPLRDEGTAMLKALSADLSALGEVIVPLDLRVDVELPPGVRAFPIDASLPLWSQWIAAAQDCDAAIIVAPEHSGALAQAVAMMRAGAVDPVMSSGDFLRIASDKWETARAFASQLVPHPPTFSIATIDSIDPNLANQWIMKPRDGVGSERFVITDDLEAAKAQLQADSVLQPYISGLPASISLIVSGTQMHLLPAVSQVIDPHTGEYLGGSGPLDQDLQRRATALATRAIEAMPPMAKGFIGIDLILGEDARDDCVVEINPRLTTSYVGLRHMVEGNLAEWILGQGTGPIRCKVSAGEVRWTPDGQVWHGSESLEVC is encoded by the coding sequence ATGATGGCCTCGACCAAAATTTTTGCTGCTGAATTTGTCTGCGGTGGAGGTTTCCGGCAACGAAATGTTGCCGCGATTCCTAAACCACTGCGGGACGAAGGAACGGCGATGCTAAAAGCTCTCTCGGCGGACCTAAGTGCGTTGGGAGAGGTGATTGTTCCGCTCGATTTGCGTGTGGACGTTGAATTGCCTCCAGGCGTCCGGGCGTTTCCAATCGATGCTTCTTTGCCGTTGTGGTCGCAGTGGATTGCCGCTGCACAAGACTGTGATGCCGCGATCATCGTCGCGCCAGAACACAGCGGTGCGCTGGCTCAGGCGGTTGCGATGATGCGTGCCGGAGCGGTCGATCCGGTCATGTCGAGCGGAGATTTTCTCCGAATCGCTAGCGATAAGTGGGAAACGGCTCGAGCATTTGCGTCGCAGTTGGTCCCGCATCCGCCCACTTTTTCCATCGCCACGATCGATTCGATCGATCCCAACCTGGCCAATCAGTGGATTATGAAACCGCGCGATGGCGTCGGTTCCGAACGGTTTGTGATTACCGATGATCTGGAGGCTGCTAAGGCTCAATTGCAGGCCGACAGTGTCTTGCAGCCCTATATTAGTGGTCTGCCCGCTTCGATTAGTTTGATTGTCAGCGGCACTCAAATGCACCTATTGCCAGCCGTTTCCCAGGTTATTGATCCGCATACCGGTGAGTATTTGGGTGGAAGTGGGCCTCTTGATCAAGACCTGCAACGCAGGGCGACCGCGCTCGCGACCCGAGCGATCGAAGCGATGCCCCCAATGGCCAAAGGCTTTATCGGAATCGATTTGATCCTAGGCGAAGACGCTCGCGATGACTGTGTGGTGGAAATCAATCCGCGGCTGACGACCTCGTATGTCGGGCTCCGTCATATGGTCGAAGGGAATCTTGCGGAGTGGATTTTAGGCCAGGGCACTGGACCGATACGCTGCAAAGTTTCTGCCGGCGAGGTCCGCTGGACTCCGGACGGGCAGGTTTGGCATGGGTCTGAGTCGCTTGAGGTTTGTTAG